Proteins encoded in a region of the Pseudomonas shahriarae genome:
- a CDS encoding AraC family transcriptional regulator: MTTVHRPWLEAYADNYRNDEVVYPHCHTQAQLIHGVTGVMVVSTAQGSWLVPSGHALWVPAGTPHEIRMAGEVHMRTLFLMPEVEPSLGRTCQVIEVSALLRELIVAATLIAGEVNSPRLQAMVEVIRMELLAAPVVAMHVPVPGEARLARLCTRFIRNPADDSSLESWADTLNMSARTLSRIFQRELGMSFGEWRKRARLALSLKLLAQGASILEVALEHGYQSPSAFSAMFRRSLGYPPSHFRPQA; encoded by the coding sequence ATGACAACTGTGCACCGGCCTTGGCTTGAGGCTTATGCCGACAACTACCGCAACGACGAAGTGGTCTATCCCCATTGTCATACCCAGGCGCAATTGATCCACGGCGTCACCGGGGTGATGGTGGTCAGTACGGCCCAGGGCAGTTGGCTGGTGCCGTCCGGGCATGCGTTGTGGGTACCCGCCGGGACGCCCCACGAGATTCGCATGGCCGGCGAAGTGCATATGCGCACCCTGTTCCTGATGCCCGAGGTCGAGCCGAGCCTGGGCCGCACCTGCCAGGTGATCGAGGTCTCGGCACTGCTGCGCGAGCTGATCGTGGCGGCGACGCTGATCGCCGGTGAAGTCAACAGCCCACGCTTGCAGGCCATGGTGGAAGTGATCCGCATGGAGCTGCTGGCCGCGCCGGTGGTGGCCATGCATGTGCCGGTGCCTGGCGAAGCCCGCCTGGCCAGGTTGTGTACCCGGTTTATCCGCAACCCGGCCGATGACAGCAGCCTGGAATCCTGGGCCGACACCCTGAACATGAGTGCGCGCACCCTGAGCCGGATTTTCCAGCGGGAACTGGGCATGAGCTTTGGCGAATGGCGCAAGCGTGCGCGTCTGGCCCTGAGCCTGAAGCTGCTGGCCCAGGGCGCCTCGATCCTGGAGGTGGCGCTGGAACATGGTTATCAGAGCCCGAGTGCGTTCAGCGCGATGTTTCGCCGCTCGCTGGGTTACCCGCCGAGTCATTTTCGTCCCCAGGCCTGA
- a CDS encoding efflux transporter outer membrane subunit — MPSLVVHPSTSSRPPAVLTLLLLGALAGCRGLPDEPAAQLTARAAPHLSSGSAAQPLPERWWQLYRDPQLDRLVAQALNHNQDLAAAAAHVDALLARLEQVDGERQPSTLLAYGVGYGRSRDDQTLAQARDEQAEAQWSHAPGFSLSYTLDLWGEVRYRLAAARADADAARALEDEWRVTVAAQTTRAYGQACVYAFSRQVQRHSVQVLERSVDVTRRLQKAGAATALDLARLNGLLEETRAPLPMLTARYQAALYELAVLSGVPPLEVARQTCARRPQLQAPLPVGDGWALVQRRADIRRAERQLQAATLAIGVARAELYPRVTFGAALESSASSLGKLGTSEALVYSVGPLLSWRFPQRGVAQAQVSQRRAQAREAQARFDGTVLRALKQVEQALALYQGEQQRRQALQAALDNSQQAHELATRSYRAGALDALQLLDSERNLVNLQARVAQADLRLINRQIDLFQALGGGWQRNDQPQPLPLAALGAKP, encoded by the coding sequence ATGCCCAGCCTTGTCGTTCATCCCTCCACCAGCAGTCGCCCCCCGGCAGTCCTGACCCTGCTTTTGCTGGGTGCGCTAGCCGGATGCCGTGGCCTGCCCGACGAGCCCGCAGCGCAGCTGACGGCCCGGGCGGCGCCGCACTTGTCCAGCGGGTCAGCGGCCCAACCGCTGCCCGAGCGCTGGTGGCAGCTTTACCGTGACCCGCAATTGGACCGGCTTGTAGCGCAGGCCCTGAACCATAACCAAGACCTTGCTGCCGCCGCCGCCCATGTCGACGCGCTATTGGCGCGCCTGGAGCAGGTAGATGGCGAACGCCAACCCTCGACTCTTCTGGCCTACGGCGTCGGCTACGGCCGCAGCCGAGACGACCAGACCCTGGCCCAGGCCCGCGATGAGCAGGCCGAGGCCCAGTGGAGCCACGCCCCTGGATTCTCCCTGAGCTACACCCTCGACCTCTGGGGCGAGGTGCGTTATCGCCTGGCCGCCGCCCGTGCCGATGCGGATGCGGCGCGGGCGCTGGAAGACGAATGGCGGGTGACCGTGGCCGCGCAGACCACCCGGGCCTATGGCCAGGCCTGTGTCTATGCGTTCAGCCGCCAGGTGCAGCGTCATTCGGTGCAGGTGTTGGAGCGCAGTGTCGACGTCACTCGCAGACTGCAGAAGGCCGGTGCGGCGACGGCGCTGGACCTGGCGCGCCTCAATGGCCTGCTGGAAGAAACCCGTGCGCCGCTGCCGATGTTGACCGCGCGCTATCAGGCGGCCCTGTATGAGCTGGCGGTGCTCAGTGGCGTGCCGCCCCTGGAGGTGGCACGGCAAACCTGTGCCCGGCGCCCACAATTGCAGGCGCCGCTGCCCGTGGGCGATGGCTGGGCGCTGGTGCAGCGGCGGGCCGATATTCGCCGTGCCGAGCGCCAGCTGCAAGCGGCCACGCTGGCCATTGGTGTCGCTCGCGCCGAGTTGTATCCACGGGTGACCTTCGGTGCCGCGCTGGAGTCCTCCGCGAGCAGCCTGGGCAAGCTGGGGACCAGTGAAGCGCTGGTGTACTCCGTGGGGCCGTTGCTGTCCTGGCGCTTTCCCCAGCGCGGCGTTGCCCAGGCCCAAGTGAGCCAGCGCCGGGCCCAGGCGCGCGAGGCCCAGGCGCGTTTCGACGGCACGGTACTGCGTGCCTTGAAACAAGTCGAACAAGCCCTGGCGCTGTACCAGGGCGAACAACAGCGCCGCCAAGCCCTGCAGGCCGCGCTGGACAACAGCCAGCAGGCCCATGAGCTGGCCACCCGCAGCTATCGGGCCGGAGCCCTTGATGCCCTGCAACTGCTGGACAGCGAGCGCAACCTGGTCAACCTCCAGGCCCGCGTGGCCCAGGCCGACCTGCGCTTGATCAACCGCCAGATCGACCTGTTCCAGGCGCTCGGTGGTGGCTGGCAACGCAATGATCAACCTCAACCCTTACCCCTTGCTGCCCTTGGAGCCAAGCCATGA
- a CDS encoding HlyD family secretion protein — MNQAVEPAILPSTPSLMQRHRRALLTGASLVTLLGAGLFAAYWWQLGRFLEETDDAYVRADWVAVSPRIAGYVAQVLVEDNQPVKAGDVLVRLDERDFVEQLRSTQARLQQARAAANARQSSLTTLDARLDEQQQRIAQAQAALHSSEAEAHRARLDFQRYRDLVDQQIATRERLETASAGRAKALAAVTEARAQVARQQAQCQVLQARRQQAKARIAESQARVGEAQANLALAQNALNDTAIRAPFDGVVGQRKVRRQQYVMPGLPLLAVVPVAQAYVIANYKETQLQHMAPGQAVDIAVDSFSGQHWRGQIESIAPGSGAVFALLPPDNATGNFTKIVQRFAVKIRLVADETNAPVILPGMSVIATVDTRPASQQDGSHGG, encoded by the coding sequence ATGAACCAGGCTGTTGAACCCGCGATCCTGCCATCCACTCCCAGCTTGATGCAGCGCCATCGCCGCGCCCTGCTGACGGGCGCATCACTGGTGACGCTGTTGGGGGCGGGGCTGTTTGCCGCGTATTGGTGGCAGTTGGGGCGATTTCTGGAAGAGACCGACGACGCCTACGTGCGCGCCGATTGGGTCGCCGTCAGCCCGCGGATTGCCGGCTACGTGGCCCAGGTGCTGGTGGAGGACAACCAGCCGGTCAAGGCCGGGGATGTGCTGGTGCGCCTGGATGAGCGTGATTTTGTCGAGCAGCTGCGCAGCACCCAGGCGCGGTTGCAGCAAGCCCGGGCGGCGGCGAATGCCCGCCAGTCCAGCCTGACCACCCTCGACGCACGGCTCGACGAGCAGCAGCAACGTATCGCCCAGGCCCAGGCTGCCCTGCATAGCAGCGAGGCTGAGGCCCATCGTGCGCGCCTGGACTTCCAGCGCTACCGCGATCTGGTGGATCAACAGATCGCCACCCGCGAGCGCCTGGAAACCGCCAGCGCCGGGCGGGCCAAGGCATTGGCAGCGGTGACCGAAGCCCGTGCCCAAGTGGCCCGGCAGCAAGCCCAGTGCCAGGTGCTGCAGGCGCGCCGCCAGCAGGCGAAGGCGCGGATCGCCGAATCCCAGGCCCGGGTGGGCGAGGCCCAGGCCAACCTGGCCCTGGCCCAGAATGCCTTGAATGACACAGCGATCCGCGCGCCGTTCGACGGCGTAGTGGGCCAGCGCAAGGTCCGCCGCCAGCAGTATGTGATGCCGGGTCTGCCTTTGTTGGCGGTGGTGCCGGTGGCACAGGCCTATGTGATCGCCAATTACAAGGAAACCCAGTTGCAGCACATGGCGCCGGGGCAGGCGGTCGATATCGCGGTGGACAGTTTTTCCGGCCAGCACTGGCGCGGCCAGATCGAAAGCATCGCCCCCGGTTCCGGTGCGGTGTTCGCCTTGTTGCCCCCGGACAACGCCACCGGCAATTTCACCAAGATCGTGCAGCGCTTTGCGGTGAAGATCCGCCTGGTGGCCGACGAGACGAATGCACCCGTGATCTTGCCGGGGATGTCCGTGATCGCCACGGTGGACACCCGCCCGGCCAGCCAGCAGGACGGTTCCCATGGAGGCTGA